The proteins below come from a single Mya arenaria isolate MELC-2E11 chromosome 8, ASM2691426v1 genomic window:
- the LOC128242082 gene encoding uncharacterized protein LOC128242082 isoform X2 — protein sequence MGTWDACLTSRNNKLLYTGVLMSKNLAHVLLVTRVTFLLCALIYQCRAQKSSPSPPPPIPVSNPPANNQVCLIVPQDVEDCYLNFQGKPINDKAAQVNCLQKLLWNFTPDNNLTQSDISYFRALLGDQASAMAAGGPGGSLIGQPPSGRRTRKEYRLLSVTERQRFHAALNKLYEASVIAAFARLHARAARSHHNGASFLPWHRVFIIMFEEALRRVDPSVALPFWDCTIDDEMDNPVNSVLWTPEYFGSGTGEVIDGPAAGWVTNQGNLERNYGRRSRLISKRQIRSLLRRCNLRNISQPFASRRYDFEYFHGGPHLWIGGDMAFPATAAYDPVFYMYHAFVDYVWELFRRRQLRQCRVDPSNDYPDIPLGDSHAAQSPMTGFEWLINRDGLQHEWIDHWYSYESTPSCPNCCDGCSFPPPINCNRRRRVCMARSRRNFAFGPRSENTRTKDIFAQAKLDPREVESLEVQLPPRNRGAEFQGPQGDGRTLFTAIADAFESVRNETGESARNLISQNDQRSPRFDPRRPDTVLPDARNAGSPRMRADTSIDRRGRFDRNRADSRLDTRRPRLDTRRLPYTGFDRRMDSRLDSRGSRFDTVSSRRDSIPPGGDRRPPTDGGRDSRPGQFDPGMDRPGPRVDSMAPFSRREPPLERVGAPEPPGFRRDSIPPRDLSDRRASDRRTFSESVVDLTQVSPTKSSPRNRGRTFDAPT from the exons GTCACACGGGTTACCTTTCTTCTCTGCGCGCTGATATATCAATGTCGAGCTCAAAAGTCTAGCCCGTCACCCCCTCCTCCCATACCAGTGTCGAACCCCCCAGCCAACAACCAAGTGTGTCTGATAGTCCCGCAGGATGTCGAGGACTGCTACTTAAATTTCCAAGGAAAACCCATAAATGACAAGGCCGCCCAGGTCAATTGCCTACAG AAACTCCTATGGAACTTTACCCCAGACAACAATTTGACGCAGTCTGATATCAGCTACTTCCGGGCATTGCTTGGCGACCAAGCGAGCGCGATGGCTGCTGGCGGTCCAGGGGGCTCCTTAATTGGTCAGCCTCCTAGCGGACGGCGCACCCGGAAAGAGTATAGACTGTTGAGTGTCACGGAACGACAGAGATTTCACGCTGCGCTCAACAAGCTATATGAGGCAA GTGTGATCGCGGCATTCGCGCGCCTCCATGCACGTGCAGCACGTTCCCACCACAATGGCGCCTCGTTCCTCCCCTGGCACAGAGTCTTCATCATCAT GTTCGAGGAGGCGTTACGACGGGTAGACCCATCCGTCGCCCTGCCCTTCTGGGACTGCACTATTGACGACGAGATGGACAACCCGGTCAACTCCGTCCTCTGGACTCCGGAGTATTTTGGCTCCGGTACGGGGGAGGTAATAGACGGACCAGCGGCAGGCTGGGTCACCAATCAAGGCAATCTTGAAAGGAACTACGGACGCCGCAGCCGCCTCATATCCAAGAGGCAGATCCGCAGCCTCCTCAGGAGGTGCAACCTCAGG AATATCAGCCAACCTTTTGCCAGTCGCCGTTATGACTTCGAGTACTTCCATGGTGGACCGCATCTCTGGATTGGGGGAGACATGGCGTTTCCGGCCACCGCGGCATATGACCCCGTGTTCTACATGTACCACGCCTTCGTCGACTATGTATGGGAGCTCTTCCGGCGCCGCCAGCTCCGGCAATGTCGCGTGGACCCGTCCAATGACTACCCAGATATACCTCTCGGCGACAGCCACGCAGCCCAGTCCCCTATGACCGGCTTCGAGTGGCTAATAAATCGTGACGGGCTGCAGCATGAGTGGATTGACCATTGGTATTCTTACGAATCGACGCCATCTTGCCCGAACTGCTGTGATGGCTGCTCCTTCCCGCCCCCGATTAACTGCAACAGACGTCGACGCGTGTGTATGGCCCGCTCGCGACGTAATTTCGCTTTCGGGCCTCGAAGTGAAAACACTAGAACAAAGGATATCTTTGCGCAAGCAAAACTTGATCCGCGGGAAGTTGAATCACTAGAAGTACAACTTCCGCCGAGAAACCGCGGAGCCGAGTTCCAGGGTCCGCAAGGCGATGGTCGGACTCTTTTTACCGCGATAGCTGACGCATTTGAATCCGTCCGCAATGAGACAGGCGAATCTGCACGAAACTTGATCAGTCAAAACGACCAACGGTCACCCAGGTTTGATCCCCGACGACCGGATACTGTACTTCCTGATGCAAGGAACGCTGGATCTCCCAGAATGAGAGCGGATACTTCTATCGACCGAAGAGGTCGTTTTGATCGAAATCGGGCAGATTCAAGATTAGATACAAGAAGACCACGCCTGGACACAAGAAGATTACCTTATACAGGGTTTGATCGTCGCATGGACTCTAGGTTAGATTCCAGAGGCTCAAGATTCGACACTGTATCAAGTCGGCGTGATTCGATTCCGCCTGGTGGTGATAGACGGCCGCCGACGGATGGTGGGCGTGACTCGCGACCTGGACAGTTTGACCCTGGTATGGACAGACCTGGCCCGAGGGTAGATTCTATGGCGCCTTTTAGCCGTCGTGAGCCTCCACTCGAGAGGGTTGGCGCCCCGGAACCACCAGGATTCCGTCGGGATTCCATCCCTCCACGGGATTTATCTGACCGCCGAGCATCTGACAGACGTACATTCTCTGAATCG GTGGTAGATTTAACCCAAGTGTCCCCAACAAAAAGTAGTCCAAGAAACCGCGGAAGAACATTTGATGCTCCAACATGA
- the LOC128242082 gene encoding uncharacterized protein LOC128242082 isoform X3 has translation MVTRVTFLLCALIYQCRAQKSSPSPPPPIPVSNPPANNQVCLIVPQDVEDCYLNFQGKPINDKAAQVNCLQKLLWNFTPDNNLTQSDISYFRALLGDQASAMAAGGPGGSLIGQPPSGRRTRKEYRLLSVTERQRFHAALNKLYEEGVIAAFARLHARAARSHHNGASFLPWHRVFIIMFEEALRRVDPSVALPFWDCTIDDEMDNPVNSVLWTPEYFGSGTGEVIDGPAAGWVTNQGNLERNYGRRSRLISKRQIRSLLRRCNLRNISQPFASRRYDFEYFHGGPHLWIGGDMAFPATAAYDPVFYMYHAFVDYVWELFRRRQLRQCRVDPSNDYPDIPLGDSHAAQSPMTGFEWLINRDGLQHEWIDHWYSYESTPSCPNCCDGCSFPPPINCNRRRRVCMARSRRNFAFGPRSENTRTKDIFAQAKLDPREVESLEVQLPPRNRGAEFQGPQGDGRTLFTAIADAFESVRNETGESARNLISQNDQRSPRFDPRRPDTVLPDARNAGSPRMRADTSIDRRGRFDRNRADSRLDTRRPRLDTRRLPYTGFDRRMDSRLDSRGSRFDTVSSRRDSIPPGGDRRPPTDGGRDSRPGQFDPGMDRPGPRVDSMAPFSRREPPLERVGAPEPPGFRRDSIPPRDLSDRRASDRRTFSESVVDLTQVSPTKSSPRNRGRTFDAPT, from the exons ATG GTCACACGGGTTACCTTTCTTCTCTGCGCGCTGATATATCAATGTCGAGCTCAAAAGTCTAGCCCGTCACCCCCTCCTCCCATACCAGTGTCGAACCCCCCAGCCAACAACCAAGTGTGTCTGATAGTCCCGCAGGATGTCGAGGACTGCTACTTAAATTTCCAAGGAAAACCCATAAATGACAAGGCCGCCCAGGTCAATTGCCTACAG AAACTCCTATGGAACTTTACCCCAGACAACAATTTGACGCAGTCTGATATCAGCTACTTCCGGGCATTGCTTGGCGACCAAGCGAGCGCGATGGCTGCTGGCGGTCCAGGGGGCTCCTTAATTGGTCAGCCTCCTAGCGGACGGCGCACCCGGAAAGAGTATAGACTGTTGAGTGTCACGGAACGACAGAGATTTCACGCTGCGCTCAACAAGCTATATGAG GAAGGTGTGATCGCGGCATTCGCGCGCCTCCATGCACGTGCAGCACGTTCCCACCACAATGGCGCCTCGTTCCTCCCCTGGCACAGAGTCTTCATCATCAT GTTCGAGGAGGCGTTACGACGGGTAGACCCATCCGTCGCCCTGCCCTTCTGGGACTGCACTATTGACGACGAGATGGACAACCCGGTCAACTCCGTCCTCTGGACTCCGGAGTATTTTGGCTCCGGTACGGGGGAGGTAATAGACGGACCAGCGGCAGGCTGGGTCACCAATCAAGGCAATCTTGAAAGGAACTACGGACGCCGCAGCCGCCTCATATCCAAGAGGCAGATCCGCAGCCTCCTCAGGAGGTGCAACCTCAGG AATATCAGCCAACCTTTTGCCAGTCGCCGTTATGACTTCGAGTACTTCCATGGTGGACCGCATCTCTGGATTGGGGGAGACATGGCGTTTCCGGCCACCGCGGCATATGACCCCGTGTTCTACATGTACCACGCCTTCGTCGACTATGTATGGGAGCTCTTCCGGCGCCGCCAGCTCCGGCAATGTCGCGTGGACCCGTCCAATGACTACCCAGATATACCTCTCGGCGACAGCCACGCAGCCCAGTCCCCTATGACCGGCTTCGAGTGGCTAATAAATCGTGACGGGCTGCAGCATGAGTGGATTGACCATTGGTATTCTTACGAATCGACGCCATCTTGCCCGAACTGCTGTGATGGCTGCTCCTTCCCGCCCCCGATTAACTGCAACAGACGTCGACGCGTGTGTATGGCCCGCTCGCGACGTAATTTCGCTTTCGGGCCTCGAAGTGAAAACACTAGAACAAAGGATATCTTTGCGCAAGCAAAACTTGATCCGCGGGAAGTTGAATCACTAGAAGTACAACTTCCGCCGAGAAACCGCGGAGCCGAGTTCCAGGGTCCGCAAGGCGATGGTCGGACTCTTTTTACCGCGATAGCTGACGCATTTGAATCCGTCCGCAATGAGACAGGCGAATCTGCACGAAACTTGATCAGTCAAAACGACCAACGGTCACCCAGGTTTGATCCCCGACGACCGGATACTGTACTTCCTGATGCAAGGAACGCTGGATCTCCCAGAATGAGAGCGGATACTTCTATCGACCGAAGAGGTCGTTTTGATCGAAATCGGGCAGATTCAAGATTAGATACAAGAAGACCACGCCTGGACACAAGAAGATTACCTTATACAGGGTTTGATCGTCGCATGGACTCTAGGTTAGATTCCAGAGGCTCAAGATTCGACACTGTATCAAGTCGGCGTGATTCGATTCCGCCTGGTGGTGATAGACGGCCGCCGACGGATGGTGGGCGTGACTCGCGACCTGGACAGTTTGACCCTGGTATGGACAGACCTGGCCCGAGGGTAGATTCTATGGCGCCTTTTAGCCGTCGTGAGCCTCCACTCGAGAGGGTTGGCGCCCCGGAACCACCAGGATTCCGTCGGGATTCCATCCCTCCACGGGATTTATCTGACCGCCGAGCATCTGACAGACGTACATTCTCTGAATCG GTGGTAGATTTAACCCAAGTGTCCCCAACAAAAAGTAGTCCAAGAAACCGCGGAAGAACATTTGATGCTCCAACATGA
- the LOC128242082 gene encoding uncharacterized protein LOC128242082 isoform X1, with translation MGTWDACLTSRNNKLLYTGVLMSKNLAHVLLVTRVTFLLCALIYQCRAQKSSPSPPPPIPVSNPPANNQVCLIVPQDVEDCYLNFQGKPINDKAAQVNCLQKLLWNFTPDNNLTQSDISYFRALLGDQASAMAAGGPGGSLIGQPPSGRRTRKEYRLLSVTERQRFHAALNKLYEEGVIAAFARLHARAARSHHNGASFLPWHRVFIIMFEEALRRVDPSVALPFWDCTIDDEMDNPVNSVLWTPEYFGSGTGEVIDGPAAGWVTNQGNLERNYGRRSRLISKRQIRSLLRRCNLRNISQPFASRRYDFEYFHGGPHLWIGGDMAFPATAAYDPVFYMYHAFVDYVWELFRRRQLRQCRVDPSNDYPDIPLGDSHAAQSPMTGFEWLINRDGLQHEWIDHWYSYESTPSCPNCCDGCSFPPPINCNRRRRVCMARSRRNFAFGPRSENTRTKDIFAQAKLDPREVESLEVQLPPRNRGAEFQGPQGDGRTLFTAIADAFESVRNETGESARNLISQNDQRSPRFDPRRPDTVLPDARNAGSPRMRADTSIDRRGRFDRNRADSRLDTRRPRLDTRRLPYTGFDRRMDSRLDSRGSRFDTVSSRRDSIPPGGDRRPPTDGGRDSRPGQFDPGMDRPGPRVDSMAPFSRREPPLERVGAPEPPGFRRDSIPPRDLSDRRASDRRTFSESVVDLTQVSPTKSSPRNRGRTFDAPT, from the exons GTCACACGGGTTACCTTTCTTCTCTGCGCGCTGATATATCAATGTCGAGCTCAAAAGTCTAGCCCGTCACCCCCTCCTCCCATACCAGTGTCGAACCCCCCAGCCAACAACCAAGTGTGTCTGATAGTCCCGCAGGATGTCGAGGACTGCTACTTAAATTTCCAAGGAAAACCCATAAATGACAAGGCCGCCCAGGTCAATTGCCTACAG AAACTCCTATGGAACTTTACCCCAGACAACAATTTGACGCAGTCTGATATCAGCTACTTCCGGGCATTGCTTGGCGACCAAGCGAGCGCGATGGCTGCTGGCGGTCCAGGGGGCTCCTTAATTGGTCAGCCTCCTAGCGGACGGCGCACCCGGAAAGAGTATAGACTGTTGAGTGTCACGGAACGACAGAGATTTCACGCTGCGCTCAACAAGCTATATGAG GAAGGTGTGATCGCGGCATTCGCGCGCCTCCATGCACGTGCAGCACGTTCCCACCACAATGGCGCCTCGTTCCTCCCCTGGCACAGAGTCTTCATCATCAT GTTCGAGGAGGCGTTACGACGGGTAGACCCATCCGTCGCCCTGCCCTTCTGGGACTGCACTATTGACGACGAGATGGACAACCCGGTCAACTCCGTCCTCTGGACTCCGGAGTATTTTGGCTCCGGTACGGGGGAGGTAATAGACGGACCAGCGGCAGGCTGGGTCACCAATCAAGGCAATCTTGAAAGGAACTACGGACGCCGCAGCCGCCTCATATCCAAGAGGCAGATCCGCAGCCTCCTCAGGAGGTGCAACCTCAGG AATATCAGCCAACCTTTTGCCAGTCGCCGTTATGACTTCGAGTACTTCCATGGTGGACCGCATCTCTGGATTGGGGGAGACATGGCGTTTCCGGCCACCGCGGCATATGACCCCGTGTTCTACATGTACCACGCCTTCGTCGACTATGTATGGGAGCTCTTCCGGCGCCGCCAGCTCCGGCAATGTCGCGTGGACCCGTCCAATGACTACCCAGATATACCTCTCGGCGACAGCCACGCAGCCCAGTCCCCTATGACCGGCTTCGAGTGGCTAATAAATCGTGACGGGCTGCAGCATGAGTGGATTGACCATTGGTATTCTTACGAATCGACGCCATCTTGCCCGAACTGCTGTGATGGCTGCTCCTTCCCGCCCCCGATTAACTGCAACAGACGTCGACGCGTGTGTATGGCCCGCTCGCGACGTAATTTCGCTTTCGGGCCTCGAAGTGAAAACACTAGAACAAAGGATATCTTTGCGCAAGCAAAACTTGATCCGCGGGAAGTTGAATCACTAGAAGTACAACTTCCGCCGAGAAACCGCGGAGCCGAGTTCCAGGGTCCGCAAGGCGATGGTCGGACTCTTTTTACCGCGATAGCTGACGCATTTGAATCCGTCCGCAATGAGACAGGCGAATCTGCACGAAACTTGATCAGTCAAAACGACCAACGGTCACCCAGGTTTGATCCCCGACGACCGGATACTGTACTTCCTGATGCAAGGAACGCTGGATCTCCCAGAATGAGAGCGGATACTTCTATCGACCGAAGAGGTCGTTTTGATCGAAATCGGGCAGATTCAAGATTAGATACAAGAAGACCACGCCTGGACACAAGAAGATTACCTTATACAGGGTTTGATCGTCGCATGGACTCTAGGTTAGATTCCAGAGGCTCAAGATTCGACACTGTATCAAGTCGGCGTGATTCGATTCCGCCTGGTGGTGATAGACGGCCGCCGACGGATGGTGGGCGTGACTCGCGACCTGGACAGTTTGACCCTGGTATGGACAGACCTGGCCCGAGGGTAGATTCTATGGCGCCTTTTAGCCGTCGTGAGCCTCCACTCGAGAGGGTTGGCGCCCCGGAACCACCAGGATTCCGTCGGGATTCCATCCCTCCACGGGATTTATCTGACCGCCGAGCATCTGACAGACGTACATTCTCTGAATCG GTGGTAGATTTAACCCAAGTGTCCCCAACAAAAAGTAGTCCAAGAAACCGCGGAAGAACATTTGATGCTCCAACATGA